A stretch of DNA from Leucobacter luti:
GCGAGTTGATCCACGTGGTGCCGGCCTGCAACCGAGCGGCAACGGCGAGCGCCTGGGAACGGTCACTCGACCACACCGACGAGCCGAGGCCGACCTCGAGCTCATTCGCGAGGCGCACGGCCTCGTCAAGGTCGGTGTAGCGAATGATCGGCAGCGCTGGTCCGAACTGCTCTTCCAGCACGAGCTCCTGGTGCGGATCGATGTCCGCAATCAACGTCGTCGGATAGAAATTCCCGACGGCCTCTCGGTCGGGATTGCCGCCGAACACGACGCGTGCGCCGGACGCCTTCGCGGACTCGACGAGCTTGTCAACCACATCGAATTGGGCGCGGTTCTGCAGCGGCCCGAGCACGTTCTGCTCGTCGAGCCCGACGCCCATGGGGACCCCTGCTGCAACTTTCGCGAGCTCGTCCACGACCGCGTCGTAAATCGAATCGTGCACATAGAGCCGCTTGAGCGCGGCGCAGGTTTGCCCGGTGTTGATGAACGCGCCCCAGAACAGATCCTCGGCAATCGCTGCCGGATCTGCGTCAGGAAGCACGATCCCGGCGTCGTTGCCGCCGAGCTCGAGCGTGAGCCGCGTAATGTTGGGTGCGGATGCCTCGATGATGCGCTTGCCGACCGGCGTCGAACCGGTGAACATGATCTTGCCGATCTTCGGGCTGCGCGTCAGCGCGTCACCAATGGTGCTACCGGGGCCAGGGACGATGTTGAGCACGCCCTCCGGGAGCACCTGGTTCATCACGGTGATGAGCGCGAGCACGGAGAGCGTGGTGGTCTCTGCTGGTTTCATGACGACTGTGTTGCCCATGCGCAGGGCAGGAACGATCTGCCAGATCGAGATCATCATCGGCCAGTTCCACGGCGAGATTGCTCCGACGACACCGATGGGGCGGTAGTGCATCTCGGCGTAGCCCGAGTCGTCGTCCACGAGCACTTCGACCGGCATCGGAGTGTCGGCTGGGGTGCGGGTCCACGCGACGCAGCCCCCGACTTCGAAGCGGGCGTTCGGCCCGTTGAGCGGCTTGCCCTGCTCGCGCGAGAGCAGCTCGGCGAGCGCCTCAGCTGAGGCTTCGATCGCGTCGGCCGCCTTGTGGAGGTATGCGCTCCGCTCGGCATCAGGCAGCGCTGCCCACGCCACCTGCGCAGCTGCGGCCTTGTCGATCGCCGCGTTGAGGGCGGCGACGTCCTGCACCGGGGCGGTGCCGATGAGCTCGCCCGTTGCCGGGTCGAACACGTCTTGCGTGTTGCCACTCTTCGGTGTGATCGCCGCAAGCAGGCTTTCGTAGGTTTCCATGGATCCTCCACTTCGAGTCCGGTCAGTAGTTTCAGCGTAAGTGGTCACCACAGCTCTTGGCTTGTCTGCTGCGGTAGCCCGGTTGTGTTTGCGCGACCAGAAGTCCTGATCATGCGACGCCTCAAGCATCATTGCGGGGCGCGAGGCGGCGGATCACGAGAACTGCGACCGTTGCCGCTGCGCCGGACCCAACGGCGATGGTCGACACCATCGTGATTGCAGAGGTGCCGGCGAGCGCCGAGACCACTGGTGCCGCAACGGCCCCTGCCGTGAACATCGCCATGCCGAGCAGCGCGGACGCGGTCCCGGCACGCGTGCCGTGTCCGCCGAGCGCCAGCGTCGTTCCATTCGGGCCGCCGAGCCCGTTCGCTCCCAGGAACAGGGCGAGCAGCACAATCACGACGATGGCCGGTGCGCCAGCAAGCGTCGCGCCGAGCAGCACGACTGCGGCGGTTGCTCCGGCGAGCTGCCCGACCAGGTACATTCGTGTCGTGCCCATGCGAGCGACAAACAGCCTGCTCAGTTGTGCGCCCCCGAGCTGCGCGAGTGCATTCGTGGCGAACACCACGCTGAACAATTGTGGGGACAGCCCGAACTGGTCCTGCAACACGAAACTCGACATTGACAGGTACGAGAAGAAGGCAGCCCCACCCAGGCACGCCGCAATCATGAGCGCGACAAACAGCGGATCGCGGAGGATAACGCTGATGTGGGATGCCGTGGTGCCGAGCACGCTCCCTGCGTGTCTGCCATCGGTCAGAGTTTCGCGCAGCCCGAATTGCGCGACGAACACGAGCACGGTGCCGATTCCCGCGAGCACGAGGAAGATGCCTCGCCAGTCCATCACGCGCGCGAGCTGACCGCCGATCACTGGCGCAATGATCGGCGTGAGCGAGGTCACGAGTGCGAGCAACGAGAGCATGCGGGAGAGCTGGATGCCTGAGAACAGGTCGCGCGCGACCGCCATACTGATCACCACGCCGGCAGAGCCTGCAAGCCCCTGCAGGAATCGCGCACCGAGCAGCACTTCGATGGTGGGCGAGACGGCGCAGACAGCTGAGAGGAGAGCGAACAGGATTACCCCGATCACAAGCGGGCGTTTCCGCCCGAAGCGATCCGAGAGGGGACCTGCAATGAGCTGCCCCAGCCCCAGGCCGATCATGCACACGGACATGGTGGCCTGCGCGAGTGCGTCAGAGGTGTCGAGTGTGCGGGCGAGCTGGGGGAGCTGCGGGAGATACAGATCCATCGAGAGCGGGCCGAACGCTTCTAACGCTCCGAGCACCAGGGTGATGCGCAGGAGTCCCATGGGGCGAGCAGGTGTCCCCGTCATCGGCTGAGGATCCGGCGCCACCAGCTGTCACGCGCAGCGTTGGCAGCTTGCGAGACGATCGCGTCCGGCGAGAATCCGCTGAAGCCGTGGTAAGCGCCCGACCACACGTGAAGCTCGGCCTCCCCGCCCGCTGCCCAGATCCGGCGCGCGTACGCGATGGTTTCGTCGCGGAAGATCTCAGCGGATCCGACTTCGAGGAACGCCGGGGGAAGCTGTGCGAGGTCAGCGGCCCGCGCCGGTGCCTGATACGGGTGTACCCGCTCGGTCCCACGATCGGCCCCCAGCATTGCGTCCCACCCAGTGTCGTTGTTGTTGCGATCCCACGCTCCGAGTCCGTCATATTGCCAGGACGAGACGGTGTCGTTGCGATCGTCAATCATGGGCGTGTTGACCAGCTGCCCGGCAAGTGCCGGTCCGCTGCGATCTCGCGCCATGAGTGCAATGGCGGCGGTGAGTCCGCCGCCAGCGGACGCACCGGAAACAACGATGCGATCCGGATCGGCACCCAGTTCTGCGGCGTGCGCCGCGAGCCACACGAGCGCCGCATAGCAATCTTCAGCGCCCGCGGGCGCTGGATGCTCTGGGGCGAGCCGGTACTCGACGGCGACACCGATCGTGCCGTGGGTCTCAGCCAGGTCAATGAGCTCGCCAGTGCCGAAGAACCGGGTTCCGAGGACATAGCCGCCGCCGTGGATTCCAAGCACGGCGGGGCGGAGAGCCCCGGCTGGGGCCCCGGATCCTTCCCTGCCAGGACACGTGGGAGCCGGATCCAGTGGGCGCACGATCGTCACCTCGATGTCCGGTGCGCCCTGCGGGCCGGGGATCAGGCGATCCTCCCAGGTGACGGCTCGGCCCTCTGCCTGGCTCGCCATCGCGGGAATCACCGTGCGGAAGTGGTCCCGGTTTGCCAAGATCGTGTGTGCGCGGAGGGGGATGGACTCCACGAGATCCATGAAGTGTGCGAGCCCCTGCTCCAGCTCAGGGTCGTAGGGCACGGGCACCGGGCGCAGCTCAGGGGCGGCGGCGCGGAAGGGCAGCGCGTGCGAACGCTCAGTCATGGCTCCCGCCTCCGATGATCCGGCGCAGCCAGGAATCGCGAGCTGCCAGGGCCGCCGTAGTGATCTCGGCAGTTGGAGCGTACATGTCGAAGCCGTGGCACCCGCCAGCCCAAACGTGGAGCTCCGCCTGTCCTCCAGCGGCCCAGATGCGGCTCGCGTAGTCCGTGTCCTCGTCTCGGAACATTTCGGCGGCCCCCACCTCGATGAAGGCGGGTGGGAGTCCCGAGAGGTCGTTCGCCCTGCTGGGTGCGGCGTACTCAGGTGCCTGCTCGGAATACGCAAGATCTGCACCAAGCACGCAGCGCCACGCCAGGAGGTTCGCGTCACGCTGCCAGGTGCCAATACCGTCGTATTGCAGGCTCGACACCGTCGAATTCGTGTTGTCGAGCATGGGGCAGAGCAGCAGTTGACCAGCGAGCGTGGGGCCGCCCCGATCCCGCGCCATGAGGGACACTGCGGCAGCAAATCCGCCGCCGGCACTGCCGCCCATCACGACGAGGCGTGTGGGGTCACCGCCGATTTCGGCAGCGTGCTCGGCCACCCAGCAGGTGGCTGCATAGTTGTCTTCAACACCGGCTGGAAATGGATCCTCTGGCGCGAGGCGATACTCGACATTGACGCCGATCACTCCGTGGCGCGCAACGAGATCTGCAACGCGGTCATGCTCCCAGCTGCGGTGGCCGACGATCATCCCGCCGCCGTGGAAGTTCACGAGGATCGGCAGGGCGACGGGGCTTGATTGCGCGGGCCGGAAGACGGTGAGCTCGAGCTCGGGTGCGCCGGCCGGACCGGGAATGCGCAGTTCCTCTGCGGTGAGTGCGTGCTGCCGTGCGATCGTGTCGGAGTCAGGGAAGACCGGCCCGCCGCTCCGCATGAGCGCAAGCGTGTCCTCGCTGAGCGGAGGCTGCGCACTTGCGGCCAGTGCCTCGAGTGCTGGCACCACGTCAGGGTCGAAGGGCGACGGGGGGAGTGCTGGCCTGCCGAGCGCGACGGGAGGCGTAGGGAGTTGGGTGGGCATTGTGGTTAGGGTCCTTCCGGGTCAACGACGTCACGGTCTGCCCAGAAGGGCTCGACACGCGCCCGAATCTCGGCAGCGCCCACGCGATTGAGGAGTTCGAGGCTGCCGAGATTCGTCTCCAGCTGCGCCACACTCGACGCGCCAAACAGTGTGGTGGCGGTTGCCGGGTGGGTGAGCGTAAAGGCAATCGCGAGCTGCGCAGGTGTGCCGCCGAGCTGCTCGGCGAGACTGACGAACCCTGGGACATCATCGATGATGCGTTGGCGGATCCCCCCTGGATCTCGTCCGACTTCGCGTTCGGTAGAGATCTTTCCGGCGAGATAGCCGCCCTCCATAACGTCAGAAGCCTGCATCGACATGCCGCGCTCCCAGAGCCTCGCGAACGGGAGCCCGTCGGGGATCGAGCGCCGCGACACGCTGTACTTGAGCTGTGCGATCTCGGGCCCGGGGACTCCCTCTGACGCGGCGATATCGAGCAACTCCTGCACGCTCGACGCCGACCAGTTGTTGACTCCCCAGGCTCGGATCAGGCCGTCAGCGCTGAGCTCGGCGAGATTGAGCACGATGTCCCGGAGCGCGACATCGTCGCGGCGCAAGTCTCCGAGCACCACGAGGTCGGCGTGTTCGGCGCCGACGCGGAACAGTGCGCCGTTGAGCTGGGAGCGGAACCCGGTGTGCTCATCCCAGCCCTCGAGCCAGAGTTTCTCGGAGAGGAGATACTCATCGCGTGCAACGCCAGCGGCCCGGACGATGGCGGAGAACAGGACGTCAGTGAAGGCGGGCGGCGAGCCTGGCATCGCATAGACGCCAACGTCGAACAGGGTGATGCCGCGATCGATCGCGGTGCGCACGAGCTGCACGGCGTCTTCGAAGTGCATGCGGTCGTAGATGTGCCAGGACCCGAGCGCGAAGACGGAAGTCTCCAACTCACTGGTGCCGATGCGGCGGCGGGGGACTGGTGGGTGCGTCATAGGGTGTCCTTTCGGGGTAACACGGGACAACTGGTGGTGAGAGCGAGCGCGGCCGCTGCCGGATTAGCGCCGGGTGAGGCGCGGATCGATCACGGCTTTGACCTCGTTGAGCTCGTGCATGTTCATGATCCGGTCCGAGGCGTCGTCCAGACCGCAGGGGGCCGAGAACAACTCGTCCCACGGGAATCGCTCCGCGAAGGTGCGGAAGAACTCGATGGAGCGGTAGTAGTCGGAGACATCGCCATTGAGTGATCCGACAACGGTGAGCTCTTTGCCCATGATCGCTGAGAGCGGGAACGGATCGCCGGCCGGTCCGGTCGAGCCAACGATGGCGATTGTGCCGCGTTGCGCAGCCATCGCGACTGCCTCGGGTCCGATGCTTGGGGTGCCAGCGACGTCGAGCACGAGATCCGCGCCGTGGCCGTCAGTGAGTTCCAGAACGCTGGCGATGGTGGCCTCTGATCCTTCGGTGATGTCGACGGTGTGCGTCGCGCCGAAGCGCCGCGCGAGATCCAGCCGGACTGCAGGCGCGCCAGCGGTGATGACAGTGCCGGCACCAGAGATACTCGCAACTGCAGTAGCAAAGAGCCCCAGCGCGCCCGATCCCTGAATCACGACTCGGGATCCAGGCCGTACGCCGCCAGCGCGGTCGAATGCGCGTAGGACGGTTTTTGCCGCGCAGCCTGCTGCTGACGCCCACGTGTCTGTGACCTCGTCCGGTAGGCGCAGCTTTTGCGCGCCGGGCGTGACATAGGCGTACTCGGAGAGCCCGGCTGTTGCGAACGGGGCGACATCGGAGCGCTGCAGGAAGCCGTAGCCGCGCTGCGCGCAGGCGACGGGCTGGCGCAGCACGGTGCAGCCGAAGCACTTTCCGCAGACGGACTCAGACCAGCCGATCCGGTCGCCGATATTGAGTGGGGAGCCGAGCGCGTCGACCGCACCATCGCCCAGGGCGACGACTTCACCGACCATTTCGTGGCCGAGCACCATGGGGAGCATTCCGGGGAACGTCATTTTGCCCGCCCAGATCTCGATGTCGGTGCCGCAGAGGGTCGTGCACGTGATCTGTACGAGCGCGGCACCCGGCTCAATCTGCTCAGGGAGTGGCAGTTCTTGAAGTTCGAGCGCTGCGCCGTGTTCGGTCAGCACGGCCGCGAGAGTTGAAGTGGGAATCGTCATTGAGTACTCCGTTCCGAGGGGAATCGGCGCGGCCTCGTTGCCCGGGGCGCCGATCGTGTAGTTTTATTCTACATACGTTGACCATAAGCGTGAAGCTCCAGTCCGGGAGCCGCCGGTCAGAGGTCCCAACGGAGGGGAAGATGACGGATCCTAAGGTGCACGAGGCGCGCGGCCATGCCGATCTCATCCTGCGCGGAGGTACCGTGCTGACAATGGATGACGATGCACGTCGGGCCGAGGGTGTCGCGATCACCGCCGGTCGTATTGTCGCAGTCGGCGACAGCGCCGAGCTGGAACTGTGGTGCGGGCCGACCACGCGGGTGATCGAGCTTTCGGGGCGAGCAGTGCTCCCCGGCATCAACGACTCGCATCTGCACGGGTCCTGGCTCGGCGCGCGGTGGCCGCACACCTTCTTCGGGGCGGCAGATCCCGAGGCTGCCGCACAAGTCAGTGGCACGCTCGTGTCGAGCACGGCCGAGCGCCGCGCCGCGATCCAGCGCGCAGGGAAGCTCCTGACTGAACTCGGAATCACAAGTTACACCGAGCCCGGCCTCGGGCCGGGCGAGGACAGCGGTGAGACCGGCAGTTTCCACAGCGAAGTGATCGAGATCTATCGCGAGCTCGCTGCCGCGGGCGAGTTGTCGCAGCGGATCACCGTGCTCGCACTCCACGGCATCCTCGATGGGCCGAGCGACGTCGCAACGGTGGTCGCCGGGATCCAGAACCATGCCGCTCTCGCCGGTGAAAGCGATCCCGCGTGGCTCGCGATCCCCGGAGTCAAGATATTTGGGGACCTGATTCCGCTCTCGCGGCAGGCGTGGACCGATCACAGCTACGACGACGGCACACACGGAGACCTGCTCGTTGAAGGGGCAACCATTGCGGAGAAAGCCGAGGGCCTCGCACAGATGCTCCGCGCCGCGCACCTCGCGGGGCTGCAAGTGGGAATTCACGCGACCGGAGATCGAACGGTCGAACTCGCCCTCGAGGCATTTGCCGCCGCCGCTGCACTGCCTGGCGCCCCCAGCGTTCGCGAGCTGGGGCACGTCATTATTCACGGTGACCTGGCAACGCCCGCCCAGGTAGCGCGCATGGCCGAGATGGGGATCTGGCTGAATACACAGTCCGGCATTGCGGCGTACGCTGGCGAGTGGCTCACCGGCATGCTCGGGCCGGAGGTGGCGACCAGCGCGTGGCCACTCGGCGCTGCGCTCGCCGCCGGAGTGCTCGTGCTGTCGTCGGATGCGCCGGTGCTCGACTTCGACTGGCGGCGCGGGATCGCAGCTGCTGAGGCGAGAATCGTGGCGACAGGTGGTTCAGTTGCTCCCGAAGACATGCGCGCCAGGCTCGAGCAGTTGCTCCGAGCGTACACCTCACTTCCGGCTGCCCAGGATCGGGCGGCCGACTGGAAGGGGACCGTCACTGCTGGGAAGGTGGCCGATCTCGTCGTACTTGCGCGAGACCCCTTTGAGGTCGGTGCTGCTGGCCTACCTGATGTTGCTGTCGACCTGACCGTGCTCGACGGACACGTGGTGTTCGAGCGCTAGCACGTGCTCGTGAGGGTGAGTGCAGTGGGCCAGCGCGCGGCGCCGGCCCACTGCGGGGATTGGCGGCGGGCTACGTGAGAAGCTGGCCTCCGTCGACGGGGAGGCTCACGCCCGTGATGTGTGCGGCTCCCGCACCCGCGAGATAGGCGACCGCGGGGGCGATGTCATCGACCCGTGCGAGGCTGCCGAGTGGGATCCGGCTTGCCCACGCTGCGCGCGCGGGGGAACCCTCTGGCATGCCCTGCTCAAGCATTGGGGTGAGCACCGGCCCTGGCGCGACGGCGTTCACGCGGATTCCGTGCGGTGCGAGCTCGATCGCTGCCCAGCGGGTCACTGAGTCAACCGCGGCTTTGCTGGACTCGTATGCGCCCATGCCGGGCGTCGGCTGGCGCCCCCCGATTGATGAAATATTGACGATCGCGCCGCCGCCGCCTGCCGCGATTCGGTGCCGCGCAAACGCCTGAATCATCACGAAGGTGCCGAGCACGTTGACCTCGAGGATTGACCGGTAGTCGGCGGGGTCGAGTTCAGTCACTGCGCCGTGTACGGAGAGGATCCCGGCGTTGTTGACGAGCACATCGACGCCACCGGCTCCCGAGAAGTGGTCGAACGCCGCGGCCACGGCCGCC
This window harbors:
- a CDS encoding multidrug effflux MFS transporter, which encodes MTGTPARPMGLLRITLVLGALEAFGPLSMDLYLPQLPQLARTLDTSDALAQATMSVCMIGLGLGQLIAGPLSDRFGRKRPLVIGVILFALLSAVCAVSPTIEVLLGARFLQGLAGSAGVVISMAVARDLFSGIQLSRMLSLLALVTSLTPIIAPVIGGQLARVMDWRGIFLVLAGIGTVLVFVAQFGLRETLTDGRHAGSVLGTTASHISVILRDPLFVALMIAACLGGAAFFSYLSMSSFVLQDQFGLSPQLFSVVFATNALAQLGGAQLSRLFVARMGTTRMYLVGQLAGATAAVVLLGATLAGAPAIVVIVLLALFLGANGLGGPNGTTLALGGHGTRAGTASALLGMAMFTAGAVAAPVVSALAGTSAITMVSTIAVGSGAAATVAVLVIRRLAPRNDA
- a CDS encoding aldehyde dehydrogenase family protein encodes the protein METYESLLAAITPKSGNTQDVFDPATGELIGTAPVQDVAALNAAIDKAAAAQVAWAALPDAERSAYLHKAADAIEASAEALAELLSREQGKPLNGPNARFEVGGCVAWTRTPADTPMPVEVLVDDDSGYAEMHYRPIGVVGAISPWNWPMMISIWQIVPALRMGNTVVMKPAETTTLSVLALITVMNQVLPEGVLNIVPGPGSTIGDALTRSPKIGKIMFTGSTPVGKRIIEASAPNITRLTLELGGNDAGIVLPDADPAAIAEDLFWGAFINTGQTCAALKRLYVHDSIYDAVVDELAKVAAGVPMGVGLDEQNVLGPLQNRAQFDVVDKLVESAKASGARVVFGGNPDREAVGNFYPTTLIADIDPHQELVLEEQFGPALPIIRYTDLDEAVRLANELEVGLGSSVWSSDRSQALAVAARLQAGTTWINSHGGLHPMIPFGGAKHSGYGREFGVEGLKAVAEPHVISG
- a CDS encoding SDR family NAD(P)-dependent oxidoreductase, which encodes MTTPRTVLITGGAGGIGQGIAREFIAAGEHVILADRDATAVNAAATALGAEARALDITDPAAVAAAFDHFSGAGGVDVLVNNAGILSVHGAVTELDPADYRSILEVNVLGTFVMIQAFARHRIAAGGGGAIVNISSIGGRQPTPGMGAYESSKAAVDSVTRWAAIELAPHGIRVNAVAPGPVLTPMLEQGMPEGSPARAAWASRIPLGSLARVDDIAPAVAYLAGAGAAHITGVSLPVDGGQLLT
- a CDS encoding alpha/beta hydrolase; translation: MPTQLPTPPVALGRPALPPSPFDPDVVPALEALAASAQPPLSEDTLALMRSGGPVFPDSDTIARQHALTAEELRIPGPAGAPELELTVFRPAQSSPVALPILVNFHGGGMIVGHRSWEHDRVADLVARHGVIGVNVEYRLAPEDPFPAGVEDNYAATCWVAEHAAEIGGDPTRLVVMGGSAGGGFAAAVSLMARDRGGPTLAGQLLLCPMLDNTNSTVSSLQYDGIGTWQRDANLLAWRCVLGADLAYSEQAPEYAAPSRANDLSGLPPAFIEVGAAEMFRDEDTDYASRIWAAGGQAELHVWAGGCHGFDMYAPTAEITTAALAARDSWLRRIIGGGSHD
- a CDS encoding alpha/beta hydrolase; the protein is MTERSHALPFRAAAPELRPVPVPYDPELEQGLAHFMDLVESIPLRAHTILANRDHFRTVIPAMASQAEGRAVTWEDRLIPGPQGAPDIEVTIVRPLDPAPTCPGREGSGAPAGALRPAVLGIHGGGYVLGTRFFGTGELIDLAETHGTIGVAVEYRLAPEHPAPAGAEDCYAALVWLAAHAAELGADPDRIVVSGASAGGGLTAAIALMARDRSGPALAGQLVNTPMIDDRNDTVSSWQYDGLGAWDRNNNDTGWDAMLGADRGTERVHPYQAPARAADLAQLPPAFLEVGSAEIFRDETIAYARRIWAAGGEAELHVWSGAYHGFSGFSPDAIVSQAANAARDSWWRRILSR
- a CDS encoding aldo/keto reductase, encoding MTHPPVPRRRIGTSELETSVFALGSWHIYDRMHFEDAVQLVRTAIDRGITLFDVGVYAMPGSPPAFTDVLFSAIVRAAGVARDEYLLSEKLWLEGWDEHTGFRSQLNGALFRVGAEHADLVVLGDLRRDDVALRDIVLNLAELSADGLIRAWGVNNWSASSVQELLDIAASEGVPGPEIAQLKYSVSRRSIPDGLPFARLWERGMSMQASDVMEGGYLAGKISTEREVGRDPGGIRQRIIDDVPGFVSLAEQLGGTPAQLAIAFTLTHPATATTLFGASSVAQLETNLGSLELLNRVGAAEIRARVEPFWADRDVVDPEGP
- a CDS encoding zinc-binding dehydrogenase, whose product is MTIPTSTLAAVLTEHGAALELQELPLPEQIEPGAALVQITCTTLCGTDIEIWAGKMTFPGMLPMVLGHEMVGEVVALGDGAVDALGSPLNIGDRIGWSESVCGKCFGCTVLRQPVACAQRGYGFLQRSDVAPFATAGLSEYAYVTPGAQKLRLPDEVTDTWASAAGCAAKTVLRAFDRAGGVRPGSRVVIQGSGALGLFATAVASISGAGTVITAGAPAVRLDLARRFGATHTVDITEGSEATIASVLELTDGHGADLVLDVAGTPSIGPEAVAMAAQRGTIAIVGSTGPAGDPFPLSAIMGKELTVVGSLNGDVSDYYRSIEFFRTFAERFPWDELFSAPCGLDDASDRIMNMHELNEVKAVIDPRLTRR
- a CDS encoding amidohydrolase yields the protein MTDPKVHEARGHADLILRGGTVLTMDDDARRAEGVAITAGRIVAVGDSAELELWCGPTTRVIELSGRAVLPGINDSHLHGSWLGARWPHTFFGAADPEAAAQVSGTLVSSTAERRAAIQRAGKLLTELGITSYTEPGLGPGEDSGETGSFHSEVIEIYRELAAAGELSQRITVLALHGILDGPSDVATVVAGIQNHAALAGESDPAWLAIPGVKIFGDLIPLSRQAWTDHSYDDGTHGDLLVEGATIAEKAEGLAQMLRAAHLAGLQVGIHATGDRTVELALEAFAAAAALPGAPSVRELGHVIIHGDLATPAQVARMAEMGIWLNTQSGIAAYAGEWLTGMLGPEVATSAWPLGAALAAGVLVLSSDAPVLDFDWRRGIAAAEARIVATGGSVAPEDMRARLEQLLRAYTSLPAAQDRAADWKGTVTAGKVADLVVLARDPFEVGAAGLPDVAVDLTVLDGHVVFER